The Prosthecobacter algae genome has a segment encoding these proteins:
- a CDS encoding MBL fold metallo-hydrolase, translating into MVRLTVLGSGSSGNCAVVSTDRTTLLIDAGLSAKQICVRLEAAGYSLDQLDGILLTHEHQDHTNGLEVLSGKRPLPLYATALTRETLQGSLKFRTPPAWRMMTTGSAFDFQDLRIECFPVPHDAVDPIGFVIADEESRLGVLSDVGFVTNLIKDRLKAADSLFVEANYDTQLLEADTKRPWATKQRISSRHGHLSNDQAAELIESVAHPGLHHVVLGHLSDDCNDPDRATQRIQESLHRIGIRDTRVQCAQRRCLTPTIEVARRRVVISLSPPAVAQPMQQLALF; encoded by the coding sequence ATGGTTCGACTCACAGTTCTCGGCAGCGGCAGCTCAGGCAATTGCGCTGTCGTCTCGACAGACCGCACCACGCTGCTCATTGACGCGGGACTCAGCGCCAAACAGATCTGTGTGCGGTTGGAGGCTGCTGGTTACAGCCTGGATCAGCTCGATGGCATCCTGCTCACCCACGAACATCAGGACCATACCAACGGCTTGGAGGTGCTAAGCGGCAAGCGTCCCCTGCCCCTCTATGCCACAGCGCTCACCCGCGAAACCCTCCAGGGTAGCCTCAAATTCCGCACCCCCCCTGCATGGCGGATGATGACCACCGGCAGCGCCTTTGATTTCCAAGATCTGCGCATCGAATGTTTCCCGGTTCCTCACGATGCCGTGGATCCCATCGGCTTTGTCATTGCCGATGAAGAATCCCGCCTGGGGGTGCTCAGCGACGTCGGTTTTGTCACCAACCTGATCAAGGACCGCCTCAAGGCTGCCGACAGCCTTTTTGTGGAAGCCAACTACGACACCCAGTTGCTGGAGGCCGACACCAAACGCCCCTGGGCAACAAAGCAGCGCATCAGCTCCCGTCACGGCCACCTTTCCAATGACCAGGCGGCAGAACTCATCGAAAGCGTGGCACACCCCGGTCTGCATCATGTGGTGCTGGGGCATCTGAGCGACGACTGCAATGACCCCGACCGCGCCACCCAGCGCATTCAGGAATCTCTGCATCGCATCGGCATTCGGGATACCCGTGTGCAGTGCGCCCAGCGCCGCTGCCTGACTCCCACCATCGAAGTGGCCCGCCGCCGGGTGGTCATCAGCCTCAGCCCCCCCGCAGTCGCCCAACCGATGCAGCAACTGGCTCTGTTCTGA
- a CDS encoding ABC transporter ATP-binding protein, whose product MIQLEHIAWQAPGGFSLKNISLVIPTGTYAVLMGSTGCGKTSLLEILCGLRPPTAGRILLNDRDVTHLEPRHRRIGYLPQDLALFLSKNVREQIGFAPFLQADPEAASLVTSLATELGIHHLLDRQPDYLSGGEKQRVALARALAARPSVLLLDEPLSALDEATHAEAAELLKNLQTRHRLTVLHVTHSRREAELLGQMRLRLEKGQICPEN is encoded by the coding sequence ATGATTCAGCTTGAACACATCGCCTGGCAGGCCCCTGGCGGATTCTCGCTAAAAAACATCTCCTTGGTCATCCCCACAGGCACCTACGCCGTCCTCATGGGCAGCACTGGCTGCGGGAAGACCTCCCTGCTGGAAATTCTGTGTGGCCTGCGCCCTCCGACAGCAGGCCGCATCTTGCTGAATGACCGGGATGTCACTCACCTAGAGCCCCGGCATCGCCGCATTGGCTACCTGCCCCAGGACCTTGCCCTCTTCCTCAGCAAAAACGTGCGCGAGCAGATCGGTTTTGCCCCCTTCTTGCAGGCAGACCCCGAGGCTGCCTCCCTTGTCACCTCACTGGCCACAGAGCTTGGCATTCACCATCTGCTGGATCGACAGCCCGATTACCTTTCAGGCGGCGAAAAGCAACGAGTTGCCCTCGCCCGAGCCCTGGCTGCCCGCCCCAGTGTCCTCCTTCTGGATGAACCTCTTTCCGCCCTGGATGAAGCCACCCATGCCGAGGCCGCCGAGTTGCTGAAAAACCTCCAGACACGCCACCGTCTCACCGTTCTCCACGTCACCCACTCCCGTCGGGAAGCCGAATTGCTGGGCCAAATGAGACTGCGGCTAGAAAAAGGCCAGATCTGCCCTGAAAACTGA
- a CDS encoding putative sugar O-methyltransferase, whose translation MTQPYSYPELTAARDDMRTQDELYRPSVFWDEASSRIVNELCENGIENFRRLPNTLGFFVPTFGTPGNSFTPAQIEGLTATLQRAHPDAKKAHLGLDQFLTGEAAALADYRVLLAADTPSKLPHLHTFSESKVGEPVEHFEFDGRWFSRSALNYLLGLALLKKHLGPNDVPRTVLEIGGGFGTLGEVMASAGIEGLRYVDIDIPPTSYVAQHYLSGAVGADQVTTYAQTRDQAEIEIESLTPISVLCAWQIEKLRGNVDLFVNFISFQEMEPPIVQNYLNHVARLNTRWILLRNMREGKQLRKAGGWAGVDTPILSDDYLAMLPGYELVERNVHPFGYRTVDGYHSELLLLRRKA comes from the coding sequence ATGACCCAGCCGTACTCCTACCCGGAACTGACCGCCGCCCGCGACGATATGCGGACCCAGGACGAACTTTACCGCCCAAGCGTCTTCTGGGACGAAGCCTCCTCCCGTATCGTCAACGAACTTTGCGAGAACGGCATCGAAAACTTCCGCCGCCTGCCCAACACCCTCGGCTTTTTCGTCCCCACTTTCGGCACTCCAGGCAATAGCTTTACCCCTGCGCAAATCGAGGGCCTCACAGCCACGCTTCAACGTGCGCACCCCGACGCCAAAAAAGCCCACCTTGGCCTGGACCAATTCCTCACTGGCGAAGCCGCCGCTCTGGCCGATTACCGCGTCCTCCTGGCCGCCGACACCCCCAGTAAACTGCCCCACCTGCATACTTTCTCCGAGAGCAAGGTGGGCGAGCCTGTCGAGCACTTTGAATTCGACGGCCGCTGGTTCTCCCGCTCCGCCCTCAACTACCTGCTCGGCCTCGCCTTGCTGAAAAAGCACCTGGGCCCCAACGATGTACCCCGCACCGTTCTGGAAATCGGCGGCGGCTTCGGCACCCTGGGCGAAGTCATGGCCAGCGCAGGCATCGAAGGCCTGCGTTATGTGGACATCGACATCCCGCCGACCAGCTACGTGGCCCAGCATTACCTCAGCGGAGCCGTCGGTGCAGACCAAGTCACCACCTACGCCCAGACACGCGACCAGGCCGAGATCGAGATCGAATCCCTCACTCCCATCTCCGTCCTCTGCGCCTGGCAGATCGAAAAATTGCGCGGCAACGTGGATCTCTTTGTGAACTTCATCTCCTTCCAGGAAATGGAGCCCCCCATCGTCCAAAATTACCTCAACCACGTCGCCCGGCTGAACACCCGTTGGATTCTTCTCCGCAACATGCGCGAAGGCAAGCAACTGCGCAAAGCCGGAGGCTGGGCCGGGGTGGACACCCCCATCCTCAGCGACGACTACCTCGCGATGTTGCCCGGCTACGAACTGGTCGAACGCAACGTCCATCCCTTCGGATACCGCACCGTAGACGGCTACCATTCCGAACTCCTGCTCCTACGCCGCAAAGCCTGA
- the pseF gene encoding pseudaminic acid cytidylyltransferase produces the protein MKSRTVAIIPARGGSKRIPRKNIRDFGGKPMIAWSIQAALESGIFDEVIVSTDDPEIAQVAREHGAQVPFLRPPEISGDQVGLNPVLKHALNWLEMDGGGCPSLLGCIYATAPFLRASDLRTAFERLNEKPEAEYVLSVCTFPSPVQRAMTTNEAGEIRFMWPELRLTPSQALQECFHDAGQFVIGRAASFLQQESALSGHCLPFVLPRYRCQDIDTPEDWEQARHLFYALQSTSAS, from the coding sequence ATGAAAAGCCGCACCGTCGCCATCATCCCCGCCCGCGGCGGCAGCAAACGCATCCCCCGCAAAAACATCCGCGACTTCGGCGGCAAACCCATGATCGCCTGGTCCATCCAAGCCGCCTTGGAAAGTGGCATATTTGATGAGGTCATCGTTTCCACAGATGATCCTGAGATTGCCCAAGTTGCCCGCGAACATGGAGCCCAGGTTCCTTTTTTGCGTCCCCCTGAAATTTCGGGCGATCAGGTCGGTCTGAATCCCGTCTTAAAGCATGCTCTAAACTGGTTGGAAATGGATGGCGGCGGATGTCCAAGTTTATTAGGTTGCATCTATGCCACAGCTCCATTTTTGAGGGCCTCAGATCTACGTACGGCCTTTGAGCGCTTGAACGAAAAACCAGAAGCTGAGTATGTGCTTTCCGTGTGTACGTTTCCCTCGCCCGTGCAGAGAGCCATGACTACCAATGAGGCAGGAGAAATCCGTTTCATGTGGCCCGAACTGCGACTGACGCCTTCCCAGGCCTTGCAAGAGTGTTTCCATGATGCAGGGCAGTTTGTCATCGGCAGAGCGGCTTCCTTTTTGCAACAGGAATCCGCGCTCAGTGGCCACTGCCTGCCTTTTGTCCTTCCTCGCTACCGTTGTCAGGACATTGATACGCCCGAGGACTGGGAACAGGCACGCCATCTCTTCTATGCCCTGCAATCAACTTCCGCCTCATGA
- a CDS encoding ATP-grasp domain-containing protein has protein sequence MKEKILFVAAGLAQAPAIREAQLMDYEVAAMDGDATAPGLADAPTTYVANILDAQEIIRVAREFGAQAIVSVCCDVAMEAVAIACQELKLPGIPLEVVRVSRSKLLQREAMRREGLLVPQFAAVQTVEAALATWDTFKTAAGVIKPVDASGSRGVSYVNNRDQVSSAFELAKQNSRSGQVMVESFMPGIEYSVEAWVIGTEVHVLATSMKVRTQPPYLLDRQVHFPDDLSPEHRETMIAHAIRAIQACGFRDCPVHLECIYSPEGPMIVELAARGAGFKVFTEMLPRVTGLSTARASIQAALGEVPELPEQHQGQSASLVFIDPTPGEFVQAEGLDAARAVPGVSEVVIYPKPGQALHELRSGSDRAGHILTYSTDPTTCRAAAQAALNHIRLIIR, from the coding sequence ATGAAAGAAAAGATTCTCTTTGTAGCCGCTGGCTTGGCCCAGGCCCCTGCCATCAGGGAGGCCCAGTTGATGGACTACGAAGTGGCGGCCATGGATGGAGATGCAACCGCACCAGGGCTGGCTGATGCACCGACCACCTACGTGGCCAATATTCTTGATGCCCAGGAAATTATTCGTGTGGCACGCGAGTTTGGCGCCCAAGCGATTGTCAGTGTCTGCTGCGACGTCGCGATGGAGGCCGTGGCGATCGCCTGCCAAGAGTTAAAACTCCCGGGTATTCCTTTGGAGGTGGTGCGTGTTTCGAGGAGCAAGCTTTTGCAGAGAGAGGCTATGCGCCGCGAAGGACTTTTGGTGCCGCAATTTGCTGCCGTTCAGACCGTCGAAGCCGCATTGGCCACCTGGGACACTTTTAAAACGGCAGCCGGCGTCATCAAACCCGTGGATGCTTCCGGCAGCCGGGGCGTCAGCTATGTCAATAACCGGGATCAAGTCAGCTCCGCCTTCGAATTGGCAAAGCAGAATTCTCGCTCAGGTCAGGTGATGGTGGAATCCTTCATGCCAGGCATTGAATACAGTGTAGAAGCATGGGTGATCGGCACCGAGGTACATGTCCTAGCCACCTCCATGAAGGTGCGCACCCAGCCCCCTTACCTTTTGGACCGTCAGGTACATTTCCCAGACGATTTGTCTCCCGAACATAGAGAGACCATGATCGCCCATGCAATTCGTGCCATTCAGGCTTGTGGCTTCCGTGATTGCCCGGTGCATTTGGAGTGCATTTATTCCCCAGAGGGCCCTATGATTGTGGAACTCGCCGCACGCGGGGCGGGCTTCAAGGTTTTCACGGAGATGCTGCCACGTGTGACCGGCCTTTCCACCGCCAGGGCCAGCATCCAGGCAGCTTTGGGGGAAGTGCCTGAGCTGCCAGAGCAACACCAAGGCCAGAGTGCTTCACTGGTTTTCATTGACCCGACTCCTGGTGAATTTGTCCAAGCGGAAGGTTTAGATGCAGCTCGTGCTGTGCCCGGTGTTTCTGAGGTAGTCATTTATCCAAAGCCAGGGCAAGCTCTCCACGAGTTGCGCTCTGGGTCTGACCGCGCGGGGCATATCCTCACCTACTCTACCGACCCGACAACCTGTCGTGCCGCAGCCCAGGCCGCATTGAATCACATCCGACTCATCATCCGCTGA
- a CDS encoding amidohydrolase family protein codes for MIIDAHTHIHPDPKGFGTHKDASAETLVANLKAAGISKAVVLAIEPDMGNAYVAQKCAEHPELIGFVSLNPLEPESVTEGLTNYVRSGKMHGVKLHPRRQGFTIEHTREVIQLVEQAAELRVPILFDAFPYGDTYYKIQEVRMIHEVAQAVPQANIIMAHTGGIHVMDALMVVKGNRNVVVDVSFTPFWFAGSTVYSDLIFVLRKLGANRILHGSDSPEVPVGRSVEDTLALCDQCGFNDGDRSLIFAGNAQRLLSKASAQ; via the coding sequence ATGATTATTGACGCCCATACTCATATCCATCCAGACCCAAAAGGTTTCGGTACCCATAAAGACGCCAGTGCCGAAACTTTGGTGGCGAATCTTAAAGCCGCTGGAATCTCCAAAGCCGTTGTTTTGGCCATCGAGCCAGACATGGGCAATGCCTACGTCGCACAAAAGTGTGCAGAGCATCCCGAATTGATCGGGTTCGTCTCTCTCAATCCCCTCGAACCCGAATCCGTCACTGAAGGGCTAACCAATTATGTTCGCAGCGGCAAGATGCATGGGGTCAAACTGCATCCGCGTCGCCAAGGCTTCACCATTGAGCATACCCGGGAAGTGATCCAACTTGTAGAACAGGCGGCCGAACTGCGTGTGCCCATCCTCTTCGATGCCTTCCCCTACGGAGACACTTATTATAAAATCCAAGAAGTGCGGATGATCCATGAAGTCGCGCAAGCCGTGCCCCAGGCAAACATCATCATGGCTCACACAGGTGGCATTCATGTGATGGATGCTCTGATGGTGGTGAAGGGTAATCGCAATGTGGTGGTGGATGTGTCGTTCACCCCTTTTTGGTTTGCAGGTTCCACCGTTTATTCCGATCTCATTTTTGTCCTGCGTAAGCTAGGGGCAAACCGTATCCTTCATGGATCCGACAGTCCTGAGGTACCAGTCGGGCGCTCCGTAGAAGACACCCTCGCACTTTGCGATCAATGTGGCTTCAACGACGGTGACCGCAGTCTCATCTTTGCTGGCAATGCTCAGCGTCTTCTTTCCAAAGCCTCCGCCCAATGA
- a CDS encoding class I SAM-dependent methyltransferase: protein MTPDEKQRIIQRYNERLSNLGETAQALGWRDSSQQRLRFRILAEVADLSGCSALDIGCGFGDLLDYMTEAGAQNVNYTGTDLNPALIEVAQKRHPGASFLATTDLSQFPDASQDYVFLSGLFNFKIEDNEGFMHDTVRESFRICRKAVAFNLLGSYVDFKEEHLFYHAEQEMFHFAKSLSRFVTLRADYPLYEFTVYLHKPEAVKALHA, encoded by the coding sequence ATGACACCTGACGAAAAGCAACGTATCATTCAGCGTTACAACGAACGCCTCAGCAACCTGGGTGAAACCGCCCAGGCCCTGGGCTGGCGGGATAGTTCGCAACAGCGACTTCGTTTTCGCATCCTCGCTGAAGTGGCAGATCTCAGTGGCTGTTCAGCCCTGGATATCGGCTGTGGTTTCGGAGACTTGCTTGACTACATGACTGAAGCTGGCGCCCAAAACGTGAATTACACAGGCACAGACTTAAATCCCGCGCTCATTGAAGTGGCCCAAAAACGTCACCCCGGAGCGAGTTTTCTTGCGACGACAGATCTCAGTCAATTCCCTGACGCATCCCAAGATTACGTATTTCTCAGCGGCTTGTTCAATTTCAAAATTGAAGACAATGAAGGCTTCATGCACGACACTGTGCGCGAAAGTTTTCGCATTTGCCGCAAGGCCGTTGCGTTTAACCTTCTCGGTAGTTACGTGGATTTTAAAGAAGAGCATCTGTTCTATCACGCCGAGCAGGAAATGTTTCACTTCGCTAAAAGTCTCTCACGCTTCGTGACTTTGCGGGCGGATTATCCGCTCTATGAGTTTACCGTTTATCTCCACAAGCCTGAAGCTGTCAAAGCCCTGCACGCATGA
- a CDS encoding class I SAM-dependent methyltransferase has protein sequence MRKLIETLWTPVACDVCGAEETALSTLGTRIGRIIQKHHDYTWRHEDVQCTQCGFVFNRLRPTAEFLHDYYTDCWPIASTSIDIVPDFDVAVRLELLHRWLKPKARVYEIGDKLGEFHTALLKAGYDVAGDDVMAESSERGEWLDGLFRRGCVAVPPVAMKQAFDAVLAYFVVEHLANPRDWLRSMRGLLAQDGVLVIEVPHLVRHPKDALMHEHFLYLTPESLSALVQEAGYEVVEIRDTGASRVFGFYLVARRVETSPLIAIEPLQDQAAELQAAYQRGRALLNHAQDNLATSADLITQAVEAADTPVRVCFFGANQTATEIATHIGVELKQKAIKILPYDNSDAKTGTHLEGFELSVKKPDPSEFHPSVLHVCVICSRGWTQAIASQIRQFGLPRFILVDGASGELLPNH, from the coding sequence ATGAGAAAGCTCATTGAGACTCTTTGGACCCCGGTGGCCTGCGATGTGTGTGGCGCTGAAGAGACGGCCCTAAGCACACTAGGCACTCGCATCGGACGCATCATTCAGAAGCATCATGACTACACCTGGCGTCATGAAGACGTGCAATGCACGCAGTGCGGATTCGTCTTTAATCGCCTGAGGCCAACGGCCGAGTTCCTTCACGACTACTACACGGACTGCTGGCCCATCGCATCCACCTCCATTGACATTGTCCCAGACTTCGACGTGGCCGTACGCTTAGAGCTCCTCCATCGCTGGCTCAAACCTAAAGCGCGCGTTTATGAGATCGGTGATAAGTTAGGTGAGTTCCACACCGCCCTCCTCAAAGCTGGCTACGATGTCGCAGGTGATGACGTCATGGCCGAAAGCAGTGAGCGTGGTGAGTGGCTGGATGGGCTCTTTCGGCGGGGTTGCGTGGCAGTTCCCCCCGTCGCTATGAAGCAGGCCTTCGATGCAGTCCTGGCTTATTTCGTCGTCGAACACCTGGCCAATCCTCGGGATTGGTTACGCTCCATGCGCGGGCTTTTGGCCCAAGACGGCGTGCTCGTGATTGAAGTCCCACATTTGGTTAGGCATCCCAAAGATGCCTTGATGCACGAACACTTCCTTTACCTGACGCCTGAGTCTCTCTCTGCCCTGGTGCAGGAAGCGGGGTATGAAGTGGTGGAAATCCGGGACACTGGTGCCAGTCGTGTTTTCGGTTTTTATCTTGTCGCTCGGCGAGTCGAGACATCTCCACTCATCGCCATTGAGCCATTGCAGGATCAAGCGGCTGAGTTGCAAGCCGCCTACCAGCGAGGGCGTGCACTTTTGAATCATGCTCAAGATAACCTCGCCACTAGCGCGGACTTGATCACCCAAGCGGTAGAGGCAGCAGACACGCCCGTTCGCGTTTGCTTTTTTGGGGCCAATCAAACCGCCACCGAGATCGCAACCCACATTGGTGTGGAGCTTAAACAAAAGGCCATCAAGATCCTGCCCTATGATAACTCCGATGCGAAAACCGGCACTCATTTAGAAGGCTTTGAGCTCAGTGTCAAAAAACCGGACCCATCCGAATTTCACCCTTCCGTCCTGCATGTTTGTGTGATTTGCTCTCGCGGCTGGACCCAGGCCATCGCGAGTCAGATCCGTCAGTTCGGTCTCCCTCGTTTCATTCTTGTGGATGGAGCTTCTGGTGAACTGCTCCCCAATCATTGA
- the pseI gene encoding pseudaminic acid synthase yields the protein MTNAEFLDTLNQPPGTRPPLIVAELSGNHNQSLDRALQLIDAAADCGVDAIKLQTYTADTITLDADSEEFFVRKPGSVWDGRSLHSLYAEAHTPWEWHAAMVERATERGLAWFSSPFDFSAVDFLETLNPPCYKIASPEIVDLPLIKKCAQTGRPLIISSGMATVAEIEAAVKTARENGAPQIVLLKCTTDYPACPKTSNLRTMAHLGQLFGCLTGASDHTLGIGASVAAAALGASLIEKHLTLARADGGPDSHFSLEPSEMKALVTECRAGWESVGSISYGPAETERGYLRGRRSLYITQDIKAGEVLTAQNMRSIRPGFGLSPKHYESLLGKKTASDVKRGTALSWNLVNQD from the coding sequence ATGACAAACGCTGAATTTTTAGACACCCTGAACCAGCCACCGGGCACACGCCCGCCACTCATCGTCGCAGAGCTTTCAGGCAATCATAATCAGTCTTTGGACCGGGCTCTGCAACTCATAGATGCAGCCGCTGATTGTGGTGTGGATGCGATCAAACTTCAAACTTACACGGCAGACACCATCACCCTGGATGCGGATAGCGAAGAGTTCTTTGTTCGCAAACCAGGCTCCGTGTGGGATGGTCGTAGCCTGCACAGTCTATATGCTGAAGCCCACACTCCCTGGGAATGGCATGCTGCGATGGTGGAACGAGCCACGGAAAGAGGCCTTGCTTGGTTCAGCAGTCCCTTTGATTTCAGCGCGGTGGATTTTCTAGAAACGTTGAATCCCCCTTGCTATAAAATTGCTTCGCCTGAGATCGTGGACCTGCCTTTGATTAAAAAGTGTGCACAAACAGGCAGACCTCTGATCATTTCCAGCGGCATGGCCACGGTGGCCGAAATTGAAGCCGCTGTAAAAACGGCTCGTGAGAATGGGGCTCCCCAAATCGTGCTGCTTAAATGCACCACGGACTACCCAGCCTGCCCAAAGACATCGAACCTCCGCACCATGGCACACCTGGGCCAGCTCTTTGGCTGCCTCACTGGCGCTTCGGATCATACCTTGGGTATTGGAGCTTCCGTGGCAGCCGCAGCCCTGGGCGCTTCTCTCATTGAAAAGCACCTGACTTTAGCTCGTGCGGACGGTGGGCCAGATTCCCACTTCAGTCTGGAGCCGTCTGAGATGAAGGCCTTAGTCACAGAATGCCGCGCCGGTTGGGAATCTGTGGGCTCCATCAGCTACGGTCCAGCCGAAACGGAGCGTGGCTATTTACGTGGCCGCCGCAGCCTCTACATCACACAGGATATAAAAGCTGGTGAAGTGCTCACAGCGCAAAATATGCGCAGCATTCGCCCTGGATTTGGATTATCGCCAAAACACTATGAATCCCTGCTCGGCAAAAAGACAGCCAGCGATGTCAAACGTGGCACCGCCCTCTCCTGGAACTTGGTAAATCAGGACTAA
- a CDS encoding glycosyltransferase family 9 protein, with protein MSEAAAIVSDKQLGDVLLLQPSAHHLAQVAGNSTALFVRDAFRPLVELMPGCVWGPENRQRFSEVWTTSWSSRAVWQAFRLRTRKRRLIVNKPRHIRWWYRFVFHDIRLEPPSAEYWARYFWRVVSGKEETEFIAPQLKQPPADWKHPALPVGPFILINPTAAWKRKFWGEDQWAEIIQRLVKQHPSMPVVIAGGGSEREVAHCQSIADLCSLPVLNLAGKTSLKEYLHLVSAAQSVLCIDGAASHLAQAFGIPTVTVFGPTHEGKWHWPTPHNVALAARQFNEAGAYGSASAVPVEAMWAAVCSLKMA; from the coding sequence ATGAGTGAGGCCGCCGCCATCGTCAGTGACAAGCAGCTCGGGGACGTACTCCTCCTGCAACCCAGCGCCCATCATCTCGCACAGGTGGCTGGAAATTCGACTGCACTTTTTGTTAGGGATGCTTTTCGTCCTTTGGTCGAGCTGATGCCTGGCTGCGTCTGGGGACCTGAAAATCGTCAGCGATTTAGCGAGGTGTGGACCACGAGCTGGAGTTCCCGCGCTGTCTGGCAGGCCTTTCGTTTGCGCACTCGGAAGCGGCGGCTCATCGTGAACAAACCGCGCCACATCCGCTGGTGGTACCGGTTTGTTTTTCATGACATTCGTCTGGAACCGCCGTCTGCCGAATATTGGGCCCGCTACTTTTGGCGGGTGGTCAGCGGCAAGGAAGAGACGGAATTTATTGCTCCACAGCTCAAGCAGCCGCCTGCTGACTGGAAGCATCCCGCGCTTCCTGTGGGTCCCTTCATTTTGATCAACCCAACCGCCGCCTGGAAACGAAAATTTTGGGGAGAAGATCAATGGGCCGAAATCATTCAACGGCTGGTAAAACAGCATCCTTCCATGCCCGTGGTCATTGCCGGAGGCGGCTCCGAAAGGGAAGTCGCCCATTGCCAGTCCATCGCTGACCTCTGCAGCCTTCCTGTGCTCAACCTAGCTGGCAAGACCTCCCTGAAAGAGTACCTGCATCTTGTGTCCGCAGCCCAAAGCGTGCTTTGCATTGATGGTGCCGCCTCCCACCTTGCGCAGGCTTTTGGCATCCCCACGGTCACCGTTTTCGGACCCACCCATGAGGGCAAATGGCATTGGCCCACCCCGCATAACGTTGCCCTGGCGGCACGTCAGTTTAACGAAGCCGGAGCCTACGGATCCGCCTCTGCAGTTCCTGTGGAGGCGATGTGGGCGGCCGTTTGCTCCCTCAAGATGGCTTGA
- a CDS encoding glycosyltransferase family 4 protein gives MLPQVVFVQNSVHLAGAQKSLSRLLTAPAMQQHDPILLTGQKGWLTGHCEEHQVKWARLPFPASRSLPARLWGNRLFARRAASHLKEFLQPGRPVIIHTNDHPDSLLGLALAQALKAVPVLTLRTPGMSQRDFEKYRCGDHAHLIAVGDDLFNKVRPWISGQRPLTLVHNGVKEEEILPPIPWAADPPARILVLGSIIPRKGWQDLVEALLLLESRLPAGPLPKIDFLGDLLDSEPAAVLETSRLKRFEVTFLGVREDYRTCLRQYALAIHPSRSESFGMAALECVAAGVPLLAAATGLIPEFIHEGSFLFPPQQPETLALCLEALLQQTMPAIAADFRFEDAHAIVRERFSTPGTVRKIRNIYAGLLPARA, from the coding sequence ATGCTTCCCCAAGTCGTCTTTGTCCAAAACTCCGTGCACCTCGCTGGAGCCCAGAAGTCCCTGTCCCGGCTTCTCACGGCCCCCGCCATGCAGCAGCATGATCCCATCTTGCTGACTGGGCAAAAAGGCTGGCTCACAGGCCACTGCGAGGAGCATCAGGTCAAATGGGCGCGGCTGCCTTTTCCTGCCTCTCGTAGCCTGCCCGCAAGGCTTTGGGGAAACCGCCTGTTTGCCCGCCGGGCCGCCAGCCATCTGAAGGAATTTTTGCAGCCGGGGCGTCCCGTGATCATTCATACCAATGACCACCCGGATAGCCTTCTCGGTCTGGCCTTGGCACAGGCATTGAAAGCCGTGCCGGTGCTGACGCTTCGCACCCCCGGCATGAGCCAGCGCGACTTTGAAAAATACCGCTGTGGGGACCACGCCCACCTCATCGCCGTGGGGGATGACCTGTTTAACAAAGTGCGTCCTTGGATCTCCGGGCAGCGCCCTTTGACGCTGGTGCACAATGGCGTGAAGGAAGAAGAAATCCTCCCGCCCATCCCCTGGGCTGCGGACCCGCCTGCACGCATTTTGGTGCTCGGCTCCATCATCCCTCGCAAAGGCTGGCAGGACCTCGTGGAAGCACTGCTGCTGCTGGAGTCCAGGCTACCGGCGGGCCCCCTGCCGAAGATCGATTTTTTGGGCGATCTGCTGGATTCAGAACCTGCGGCAGTCCTGGAAACCAGCCGTCTCAAACGCTTCGAAGTCACCTTTCTTGGAGTCCGCGAAGACTATCGTACCTGCCTGCGGCAATACGCGCTGGCCATCCATCCTTCCCGCAGCGAGAGCTTTGGCATGGCGGCCCTGGAATGCGTGGCAGCGGGCGTGCCCTTGCTGGCAGCGGCCACAGGCCTCATCCCGGAATTCATCCACGAGGGTTCATTCCTCTTTCCACCACAGCAGCCGGAAACACTGGCCTTGTGCCTGGAAGCCCTCCTCCAACAGACGATGCCCGCCATCGCGGCAGACTTTCGTTTTGAAGATGCCCATGCCATCGTTCGCGAACGCTTCTCCACGCCCGGCACCGTGCGCAAGATCAGAAACATCTACGCAGGGCTTTTGCCCGCCCGTGCATGA